Below is a genomic region from Pseudomonas sp. JQ170C.
GGTTATTGAGGACCCAGGCAATGGCGAACTCGACCATGCCCACCCCCTTTTCCTGGGTGTAGGCGTGGATCTTCTGGGCGATGGCCAGGGACTCGGCGCGCCATTCGGTTTCCAGGATGCGTTTGTCCTGGCGCCCGGCGCGGCTGTTGGCATCGGGTGCGGCGTTGGGTGCGTACTTGCCGCTGAGCACGCCACGGGCCAGGGGGCTGAAGGGCACCACACCGAGGCCGTGATAGGCCGCGGCCTGCAACTGCTCGGGTTCGGCCTGGCGATTGACGATGTTGTACAGCGGCTGGCTGACCACGGGTTTGGCGACGCCCAGGCGCTCGGCCACGTTGCAGATCTCGGCAATGCGCCAGCCACGGAAGTTCGACACACCCCAGTGACGAATCTTGCCCTGGCGCAGCAGATCGCCCATGGCGGTGACGGTAACCTCCAGCGGCGTGTTGTGGTCTTCGCGGTGCAGGTAATAGATATCCAGGTAGTCGGTGCCCAGGCGGGTCAGGCTGGCCTCGATGGCATTGAAGATATGCTTGCGGTTCAGGCCCGTGCGGTTCGGGATACCCTCGGCGGCACCGAAGCCGACCTTGCTGGCCAGCACCCAGTCATGGCGGTTGCGCGCGATCGCCTCACCGACGATTTCCTCGCTGTGCCCGGCGTTGTAGACATCGGCGGTGTCGATGAAGTTGATGCCTTGGTCCCAGGCCTTGTCGATGATCAGCAGGGAATCTTCGGTGCTGGTCTGTTCGCCGAACATCATGCTGCCCAGGGTCAGGGCGGATACCTGCAGGCCGCTGCGGCCCAGTGGACGGTAGATCATGAACGCGTATCCCTTGGCGGTTTGGATGCGCTCTGTTGTACACAGTTTCCTGCAGGATCAAAAGCGCAATCCGCCGAACCCGTAGGAGCGGGCTTGCCCCGCGATAAGGCCGGCACAGACAGCTGTCAACGTATTGGCTGCACCGGCCTCTCGCGGGGCAAGCCCACCACAATTCTGTAGGAGCGGGCTTGCCCCGCGATGAAGCCGGTACAAACAACCATCAATATGTTGGCTGCACTGGCCTCTCGCGGGGCAAGCCCGCTCCCACCGTTAGCGTGCTTGTTCGGCCACGGCGGTGACGGTACGCGTGCGCGATACCCGCAGTGCCACCAAGCTACCCGCCACGATCAACCCCGCCAGCGAATACAGCGCCGCATCGGTAGAGCCGGTCTGGTCCTTGATGAAGCCCACCAGGTAAGGGCTCAGGAAGCCGGCCATCTGCCCCACCGAGTTGATGAGCGCCAGGCCTGC
It encodes:
- a CDS encoding aldo/keto reductase, which codes for MIYRPLGRSGLQVSALTLGSMMFGEQTSTEDSLLIIDKAWDQGINFIDTADVYNAGHSEEIVGEAIARNRHDWVLASKVGFGAAEGIPNRTGLNRKHIFNAIEASLTRLGTDYLDIYYLHREDHNTPLEVTVTAMGDLLRQGKIRHWGVSNFRGWRIAEICNVAERLGVAKPVVSQPLYNIVNRQAEPEQLQAAAYHGLGVVPFSPLARGVLSGKYAPNAAPDANSRAGRQDKRILETEWRAESLAIAQKIHAYTQEKGVGMVEFAIAWVLNNQLVSSAIVGPRTQAQWDTYSGALQVKISAEDEAFIDALVTPGHASTHGYNDVAHFVSGRLPR